From the Pristiophorus japonicus isolate sPriJap1 unplaced genomic scaffold, sPriJap1.hap1 HAP1_SCAFFOLD_520, whole genome shotgun sequence genome, the window AACAGGTCTCCTCCAGCACAGATACCAGAAGTGAGTCACAGAAGGGAAGTCATGGTTGTGTCTCGCATCCCACCAGCGCCTCCCATGTCTGATGAATTTCTAGCCATGTTTGATAGATGGGCTCTAGAAGGCATGATAAGAAAATTATTGATCGACATACAACATATTTACTATCCTCTACTCGCTGCTTTTGGTGTTCCGAGTAAGTATCTATGTTCAATTATTAAATATATAAATCATGTTTCACTGTAATATCATTCTTGCTCTGTACCAAGGGATAATCAGTTATTAATGGTATTCTATTGCATTTTGTTTATGCACGTGTTGTTGTTTAAAAATAATGGGACATCCTcactgctgttagtgtatctggtacctcgctgttagtgtatctcgtacctcattgttagtgtatctggtacctcactgttagtgtatctggtacctcgctgtaagtgtatctggtacctcgctgtaagtgtatctggtacctcactgttagtgtatctggtacctcactgttagtgtccctggtacctcactgttagtgtccctggtacctcactgttagtgtatctggtacctcacggttagtgtatctggtacctcacggttagtgtatctggtacctcactgttagtgtatttggtacctcactgttagtgtatctggtacctcacggttagtgtatctggtacctcgctgttagtgtatctggtacctcgctgttagtgtatctggtacctcactgttagtgtatctggtacctcgctgttagtgtatctggtacctcgctgttagtgtatctggtacctcactgttagtgtatctggtacctcgctgttagtgtatctggtacctcgctgttagtgtatctggtacctctctgttagtttatctggtacgtcactgttagtgtatctggtacctcactgttagtgtatttggtacctcgctgttagtgtatctggtacctcactgttagtgtatctggtacctcgctgttagtgtatctggtacctcgctgttagtgtatctggtacctcactgctagtgtatctggtacctcactgttagtgtatctggtacctcactgttagtgtatctggtacctcactgttagtgtatctggtacctcactgttagtgtatttggtacctcgctgttagtgtatctggtacctcgctgttagtgtatctagtacctcgctgttagtgtatctggtacctcgctgttagtgtatctggtacctcactattagtgtatctggtacctcactgttagtgtatctggtacctcactgttagtgtatctggtacctcactgttagtgtatctggtacctcactgttagtgtatctggtacctcactgttagtgtatctggtacctcactgttagtgtatctggtacctcgctgttagtgtatctggtacctcgctgttagtgcatctggtacctcgctgttagtgcatctggtacctcgctgttagtgtatctggtacctcgctgttagtgtatctggtacctcactgttcgtgtatctggtacctcactgttagtgtatctggtacctcgctgttagtgtatctggtacctcactgttagtgtaactggtacctcactgttagtgtatctggtacctcactgttagtgtatctggtacctcgctgttagtgtatctggtacctcactgttcgtgtatctggtacctcactgttagtgtatctggtacctcgctgttagtgtatctggtacctcgctgttagtgtatctggtacctcactgttcgtgtatctggtacctcactgttagtgtatctggtacctcactgttagtgtatctggtacctcgctgttagtgtatctggtacctcactgttagtgtatctggtacctcactgttagtgtatctggtacctcactgttagtgtatctggtacctcgctgttagtgtatctggtacctcgctgttagtgtatctggtacctcactgttagtgtaactggtacctcactgttagtgtatctggtacctcactgttagtgtatctggtacctcgctgttagtgtatctggtacctcgctgttagtgtatctggtacctcactgttactgtatctggtacctcgctgtaagtgtatctggtacctcgctgttaatgtatctggtacctcgctgttagtgtatctggtacctcactgttagtgtatctggtacctcgctgttagtgtatctggtacctcgctgttagtgtatatgttacttcgctgtaagtgtatctggtacctcagtgttagtgtatctggtacctcactgttagtgtatctggtacctcaatgttagtgtatctggtacctcactgttagtgtatctggtacctcactgttagtgtatctggtacctcactgttcgtgtatctggtacctccctgttagtgtatctggtacctcactgttagtgtatctggtacctcactgttcgtgtatctggtacctcactgttaatgtatctggtacctcgctgttaatgtatctggtacctcgctgttagtgtatctggtacctcgctgttagtgtatctggtacctcgctgttagtgtatctggtacctcaccgtgCTGTCGGCTATTGATTCTTTAAATGATATTGCTCCATCAAGATTCAAATGTTCTGTATTGAACTCAAGCAAAGATATTGGAAGAGACACTTTATTTCCTGAATTTGAGAATCCTCGCTGCACTGCACATTTGTATCAGATCAGAAGCAGGTTTTCTAAGTTTCGGGAACTTGCCACCAAATGACGACAGGTGATTGACCtgaagcggtcactgtgtttctctctcctctgatgctgcctgacctgttgattatctctcggattttctatttttatttcagacgttcatcatccacagtattttactgttgtgttcaccgaatgctcgccatgtttacttacacacagtgcgaagaacaaatcctgacagatcatacacaccttcttaaatcactgaaatatctcctattttctatgtttctcctattttctatgtttctatgtttcgaatcattcagttccagccagtgcctcatgttccacattctccagttctgcattactgccactgcttctgatggttggaACAGATTTATCCGGGTCATTTTCATTCTCACTAAATGCTCATTCAGTCAGATTTCCAGACATTTATTTGCAATCTTTGTTTTGAGTTTACAATTGCCTCTCATGTATGTCTGCCACAGCTCAGTGGGTCTCTCAGTGAGAATCGGAGTAATTCTCTATTGTACCCTGCTTTCATTCAGCATAAAGAATGTCAGCTGATTGTAACTGAAGTATTAATGATCAAACAATCCTTTGATATTTTTCCATCTAATATACGATGCACAAGTTGGAAACCAGCATGTGAAAGAAAACAAGAATAACTCATATCCATTTGTGTTCAGatactttacagaaacattgggcagcactttacctgtggaataagtcgtccgaattcgatgctaaaacaaagcatttagttggacattccctggtcaatgataaccatttattttattcagagtccattctttgccatgttattcggaaattctttctttcaatgagcgacaatttcaacaaaaaggtgtaaagctcattgttcaatacacttcctgcagcccagttatctttctaactgctgtacatttgtatTTAATAACCTAACATCGTCATATTAGCTTCATACATTTTAAGTAGAACCACCTGTAATTATTGCACGCCACAATTGCAGtcgatgtttatttctgttacactCACTTTCAGTTCGAATTAGAATCCATATCCTCAGCAGGAGCAAGAATACAATgagggtctccctccctctccccctatcACCGCCCTCTCCCACCAACACAGCGGCACAGAAGTGAATCTCACCGCTCTCGGTgctgactgatcccgggacacgaaggcttcctgagaggttcttgacccgtgtgtccctgttaccttgggcagtgttgttgcctgctgagctaaaggtagatctatcatttaatgtctcattgatcaaacatctgttcatttcatgttgtctttatccccatttcatttattgattccttattatttttgcaataaaccctgcattcatttcctcaggtacgagaattagattatatcatttcatgtcactaatgatttgcagattgcagaccgaatcccatcaatcttctgctcttgctcccagcctgatgtttaatttaactggttatttcctttcctcacagtgaacttagtgacgataatgatcctgtcccggggaaagtgtggactctccaaatgtgtcactcgttacctggtggccatggcaacaacggatctactggtcgtgatcctggatctgatactgaggcacattccgattcgttatgaggaacagtttattttcgtgtattccatccccctgtgtaatatccacgccgtcctgctctatgcagccacagactgttctgtctggttcaccatcactttcaccttcgatcgatttgtggccatttgttgccagaagctgaaaactaaatattgcaccgagagaacggcggctgtggttctgggaacagtgactgtgctgagctgtttaaagaaCATACCCTGGTATTTTATGTTCACAGGTTGGTATGTGCTTGGTAACAACCCCTGGTTTTGTTACACTAATTATGCATCACTGGGCTGGGCAGTATTCGAACTACTTCATTATATTCtaaccccgtgtgtcccatttattctgatcctgctgctcaatgctctcactgtcagacacattttactggccagcagagctcgcaggagactccggggtcacagcagtggggagagtcccagagaccccgagatggagagtcgcagaaaatccatgattttattgtttgttatctcggggaatttcatcctgctATGGGCAATGTATATGGTGGTTCTTGTGGCAAACCGGCTTGTTTGGATTTCACATCTTGTATTTATACCTGCGTTAGTAACTGAACTGGGTTACATGCTGCAGCAGCTGAGTTGCTGTACAAACACTGGGATTTACgccgtgacacagactaagttccgggagcagtggaagaatgtgctgaaatatccctttgttgtaattgtaaaatgcattaaacgataagaagcagcagagactttacagcctcagaactcaatgccaccagataatgggggggaaatcccggttgggggcttccttcggacaaatgcctccgaccggaggatattttacgtaaaccttcgattcccatccgagaccttcattccatgtgtagcgttagggaaatggccttccccatacgtacagtaaagctggagtcacatgggcctgaagcaccaatcacgctgcagtattctcagtgataataatggcaactcgctttttcagagttcccaatattatcaatgtgaataaacacctcaatattgaaaagcaacagaataaattaaaaacacatcacatatttaaaattaattgaaattaaagtcaattaaatgttttgttaaaaaaatgttttggaatttttttaacatgtttcaataaggtttaaaataaatgatccttggtggaaagggtttttactgtaaaaatatgtatttaagtttatttttgatatgttttcgaactcttacactggtaaaagtaatgtatcgacctgcttttacctggtttaagagtttgaaggacattctctgggcatgatttgggcaaatgacccaatctcacccacacaaatggtcttctccccgggatttggagaatccatatggagaaatctttgacagatcggaaaagccggtttccggggcatgtacacttgggcctgacctggtgaggccggaatttaaggcccattgtgtccgagccactctccctcatggtgaatattatcacactcactcacacactgtctacacagggctccctgggCGGGGAGTGACAATCTGTCAGGATCCTCTGCAAGGTCAGCAGTGACCTGCAAAAGGATGGCACCCCCTAAAGTACCACCTAAAGTAGCTGGTCTCCCGCCTGCACTAAGGTGGCAACATCCGTTGCCTAGACAATGGGATAGTGTTCCTCAGGACCACTCCCTGCCTCACATATGGATGTTCTCACTCGCGCTCGGCACAGCATATACAGCTCTGGTACCCAGCACAAAGCTGGCGGCAGGATCTATTCCCATTGGCTGGTTGATGTcactgaccttccccttcccagaagtgaggccAGGTGAGTTACAGCGAGAGTCGAGGTCAGCAGCAGATAGAGATTTGTTCACCAAAGCAGTGAGTGAGTGGCTAGGGGGAGCCACTCGGCCCGGCCCTGCACCAATCCCCACAACCCAGCATGGTAAGGAGGAGGTCCAACACCAGGTACGATGGCAGCTCCTGTCGGCCAGGCTTTCCATcagtgcctgaatctgactgcaagagacctacgtctgtcttcactaatcgttttctcttcacatatctgtggaagcttttgcagtaaataggagcacgattagtccattgagcccctcgagcctgctctgccatgcaagatcatggcagatggaggcttgtaataaatgcaccgaaagaatcctgggcgattttaacctacatattgattggacaaagcaaattggccagcgtagccccgaggaagagttcatagagtgtatcctggatggtttccttgaacagcatgTTGCAGATCCAACcagcgagcaggctatcttagatctggtgcagtgaaatgaatgaccataacatggttcaatttgaaattctgttgggcggtgagtaagttagttctcaaaccagtgtcctaagcttaaattattgagaaaacaaaggtatgggggcagagttggctaaagtggactgggaaaatagattaaagtacgggacggttgatgatcagtggcagacatttaaggagatatttcttaactcgcaactaaaatatatcccaatgagatggaaagactgtaagagaacggataaccatccgtgcctaactgaggaaataagggtcggcatcacattgaaaacaagggcctgcaatgggccaagatcagtgggagaccagaggattgggaaacgtttaaaagccagcaaagaacaaatacaaaattgacaaagagagggaagatagagtatgaaaggaaacaagcacgaaatataaaaacacagtaagagtttctacaggtacataacaaggaaaacagtggctaaagtaaatgttcctcccctggaggatgagactggggaatggtcgagacattgaacaaatatattgtatccgtcttcactgtagaagccactgaaacaccccaatagtggataagcaaggggctgtagggaggttggaacttcatacaatcactatcgctaatgaagtagtactcagtaaaataatgggactaaaggcgtacaagtcccctgtgtcatgtatttaaccatcttgtaatgatttggtcatgtaactgtaactcatgcacactgtacctgtaccctagaaatgcacaccctgaccacagggggtcaacttgcgggagacactcctcacctgggtttccaggtataaaagggcaggtcccacccagggtcagtactccttAGTCCtgccaataaaggtgaaggtcacagagtgaccgtgtctgatatatccatgcctcgtgtgagtttgtagtaaggtgcagagacactacatttggggacgagaaacgggaatcaccgaaccacgaggatggccaccggtggcacagaggaacgttactgtgtgggtgaggactgggatgactttgtggaaagactccagcagagctttgtcacaaaggactggctggaagagacagcggctgacaagcggagggtgcatctactgaccagctgtggtccacagacgtatgcatctactgaccagctgtggtccacagacgtatgcatctactgaccagctgtggttcacagacgtatgcatctactgaccagctgtggtccacagacgtatgcatctactgaccagctgtggtccacagacgtatgcacctactgaccagctgtggtccacagacgtatgcatctactgaccagctgtggtccacagacgtatgcatctactgaccagctgtggtccacagacgtatgcatctactgaccagctgtggtccacagatatatgcatctactgaccagctgtggtccacagacgtatgcatctactgaccagctgtggtccacagacgtatgcacctactgaccagctgtggaccacagacgtatgcgctgatgaaagacctgctcgcaccccaaaagccggcggacaagtcttttgaagagctcagccaactgatcagtgagcatctcaagccggcaagtagtgtacacatggcctacaccggttctactctcaccggcaccgggagggacaaaacatctcggacttcgtggcggacctgcagtgcttggccagtttctgtaagttctctgatgcctgcagggggagatattaagggacttttgccatcgagggcattaatcatgccagcatttccaggaagctcatagagaccaagcacttgactttagaaggggcggcgttgaaagctcagacctttatggcaggggaagaggagaccaagcaaatttacgcacgcaaccctggtcccaacgtggcgatggaccagggagttaacatggtgaaaactgctcgggaccccgcaggcaggcaagggcatttcgaaaccacccaggcagcaacaggctctagggtgggcctgcaacaaggacaatggagaggggattggcaattcacgccatctcgaggaacaatgcgtcccgcgataggaccattaacacccaccatcagagtgcttagaaacagccaaatgggcaatcagaggggaatgctgggtaatagtccctttgttaaccgcaatctcaatctcagctcatgctggagatgtgggggatagacacactgcaagaagctgcagattccagcaatatacctgtaggatttgtaatatcagtggacacttggccaggatgtgcaaaaagacagtagcgaggctaatctgtgagacagaggaaccagacgagggatctgcaatgcaggatgatgcctggggtaaagccatggatgctgaagttcagcgggttcacgtggctgacgtccacagctcatacattaaacgccacccatgatgatgaaagtcttactgaatggcatcccggtgcacatggagctgcatacgggagctagccagtcactcatgagtgcccaacaatttaagagactatggccacacagagctagcaggcccaaactggaacgcattgagacgcagctacggacttacaccaaagagatcatcccagtgctgggcagtgcaaacttggtggtaacatataatggatcaaagacccggctgccactctgggtcgttccgggaaatggctccgtgcttttggggaggagttggctagctgggatgaaatggaaatggggggaagtgcacgtcatttcatccgtggagcaaagttcatgctcacaggtcctgcaaaaattcaggtcactgtttcaacccggtgtcggaacgttcaagggcactaaagtagtgatacacatcactccgggcaccagaccagtgcaccacaaggccagagcggtgccgtatgtgatgcataaaaatattgattgtgaattggacaggctcagagagggcataatttcggccgttgaattcagcgactgggccagtcccatcgttcctgtgtttaaagcagacggctcggtcaggatttgtggcgactacaaagccaccatcaaccgagtgtcgctgcaagaccaatacccgctcccgagagcagaggacctttttgccacactggcaggtggtaagctgttcacgaagctggacctcactttggccgacatgactcaggaacagactgaagaatccaagcttctgaccatcacgacacacaagggattatttatctacaacaggtgtccgtttggcattcgttcggcagcagctatctttcagagaaacatggaaagtttgctcaagtccatccctggaacgattgtgttccaagacgacattcccataatgggtcgagacaccgaggaacacctccacaacctggaggagatgctacgccgattggaccgggtaggcttgcggctgaaaaaggccaagtgtgtgtttttgaccccagaggtcgagtttttgggcaggagggttgctgtacatgggatcaggcccactgaatcaaaaactgaggtgattcaccgggcacccaggcctggaaacacgtcggagctgtgatcattcctgggacttttgaactatttcgggaactttctgccgaactgaagcacattgttggagccgttacacatgttcctgcgtaaaggttgtgaatggttttgtggggactgtcaagaacgggctttcaataaggcgaggaactgctgtgttccaacaaactgttgaccttgtatgacccctgtaaaaaactggttttaacatgcgatgcgtcatcctacggggttgggtgtgtgttgcagggtaacgatgacggccaactccaaccagtggcttacacctccaggtcgctctcccaggcagagcgtggatacggcgcagtcgagaaggaggcactcgcgtgtgtgtacggtgtgaaaaagatgcaccagtacctcttcggtagacggttcgagctagagacggaccacaagccgttaacatccctgttgtccgacagcaaggctgtcaatgctaa encodes:
- the LOC139253948 gene encoding probable G-protein coupled receptor 139, whose protein sequence is MIRKLLIDIQHIYYPLLAAFGVPMNLVTIMILSRGKCGLSKCVTRYLVAMATTDLLVVILDLILRHIPIRYEEQFIFVYSIPLCNIHAVLLYAATDCSVWFTITFTFDRFVAICCQKLKTKYCTERTAAVVLGTVTVLSCLKNIPWYFMFTGWYVLGNNPWFCYTNYASLGWAVFELLHYILTPCVPFILILLLNALTVRHILLASRARRRLRGHSSGESPRDPEMESRRKSMILLFVISGNFILLWAMYMVVLVANRLVWISHLVFIPALVTELGYMLQQLSCCTNTGIYAVTQTKFREQWKNVLKYPFVVIVKCRKAKSCSNSQNRARRMS